A portion of the Chromobacterium sp. IIBBL 290-4 genome contains these proteins:
- a CDS encoding tetratricopeptide repeat-containing response regulator: protein MSESTPKPEGPVHHVRAVPQRNYDDPYAKRLFLIIDSLPQMQRALSMTLSSFGANMVEFAGKPSDALAKMAKYDFDVVLCDYDLGNGYDGLYLFEEVRERNLLKQSCVFMIVTGERRAQRVISAAELAPDDYLLKPFTGEVLRERLERAMRKREAFRLVDESVLHHEYLSAIEACNGKIEENSEFSLDFIRLKGSLALKIEDYDTARDAYMQVLRLKPATWAKMGLAKALVGLRSFDEAKLLFESVLADNNQVMEAYDWLARLYRGSHDLNRAQHTLQTAAEMSPVVFRRQQQLAEVAMLNHDLATAEAACQQTLDIAKYTWHRSPIHYAALARIQLARGDTNNVSRTLASLRHDYRYNDEAEWLANVMDSQLQAKSGNSDKARELLETACARFKQLAAKLDNDAQLEFARACYQQGRDGQADTVMQYLVRNNHDDESLLAHFGDMYEELGMAAVGRQLIAQNVQSVLELNNQAVREAQAGQFESAIDRFGKALEEMPQNIQIMLNTVNAVLAFVSHHGWHESHMRRAYELMGKVRDVAPANNKFQKILQSWRATVDKMDKPQWAL from the coding sequence ATGAGCGAGTCCACACCGAAACCGGAAGGACCGGTGCACCATGTGCGCGCGGTCCCGCAACGCAACTACGACGACCCGTACGCGAAACGGCTGTTCCTGATCATCGACAGCCTGCCGCAGATGCAGCGCGCGCTGTCGATGACGCTATCGTCCTTCGGCGCCAATATGGTCGAATTCGCCGGCAAGCCCAGCGACGCGCTGGCCAAGATGGCCAAGTACGATTTCGACGTGGTGCTGTGCGATTACGACCTGGGCAATGGCTACGACGGCCTCTATCTGTTTGAAGAGGTGCGCGAGCGCAATCTGCTCAAGCAATCCTGCGTGTTCATGATCGTCACCGGCGAGCGGCGCGCGCAGCGGGTGATTTCCGCCGCCGAGCTGGCGCCGGACGACTATCTGCTCAAACCGTTCACCGGCGAAGTGCTGCGCGAGCGCCTGGAAAGGGCGATGCGCAAACGCGAAGCCTTCCGCCTGGTGGACGAAAGCGTGCTCCACCACGAATACCTTTCCGCCATCGAGGCTTGCAACGGCAAGATCGAGGAAAACAGCGAGTTCTCGCTGGACTTCATCCGGCTCAAAGGCTCGCTGGCCTTGAAAATCGAAGATTACGACACCGCGCGCGACGCCTATATGCAGGTGCTGCGGCTCAAACCCGCCACCTGGGCGAAGATGGGCCTGGCCAAGGCGCTGGTCGGACTCAGATCCTTCGACGAAGCCAAATTGCTGTTCGAATCGGTGCTGGCCGATAATAACCAGGTGATGGAAGCCTACGATTGGCTGGCCCGGCTGTATCGCGGCAGCCATGACCTGAACCGCGCCCAGCACACCTTGCAAACGGCGGCGGAAATGTCGCCGGTGGTGTTTCGCCGCCAGCAGCAGCTGGCGGAAGTGGCGATGCTCAACCACGACCTGGCCACCGCCGAGGCCGCCTGCCAGCAAACGCTGGACATCGCCAAATACACCTGGCACCGCAGCCCCATCCATTACGCGGCGCTGGCCCGCATTCAATTGGCCCGCGGCGACACCAACAATGTCAGCCGCACGCTGGCCAGCCTGCGCCACGACTATCGCTACAACGACGAGGCGGAATGGCTGGCCAATGTGATGGACAGCCAGCTGCAGGCCAAGAGCGGCAATTCGGACAAGGCGCGCGAGCTGCTGGAAACCGCCTGCGCCCGTTTCAAGCAATTGGCGGCCAAGCTGGACAACGACGCGCAGCTGGAATTCGCCCGCGCCTGCTATCAGCAAGGCCGGGATGGCCAGGCCGATACGGTGATGCAGTATCTGGTGCGCAACAATCATGACGACGAATCCCTGCTGGCCCACTTCGGCGATATGTACGAGGAGCTGGGCATGGCGGCGGTTGGCCGGCAGCTGATCGCTCAGAATGTGCAGTCGGTGCTGGAGCTGAACAACCAGGCGGTGCGCGAGGCGCAGGCCGGCCAGTTCGAATCGGCCATCGACCGCTTCGGCAAGGCCTTGGAGGAAATGCCGCAGAACATCCAGATCATGCTCAATACGGTCAACGCCGTGCTGGCTTTCGTCAGCCACCATGGCTGGCATGAAAGCCATATGCGCCGCGCCTATGAGTTGATGGGCAAGGTGCGGGACGTCGCCCCGGCCAACAACAAATTCCAGAAAATCCTGCAATCGTGGCGCGCCACTGTGGACAAGATGGACAAGCCGCAATGGGCGCTGTGA
- a CDS encoding UvrD-helicase domain-containing protein, with protein sequence MSDLLAGLNHEQKRAVSWPAKSALVLAGAGSGKTRVLTTRIAWLLSTGQTSPAGILAVTFTNKAAREMQTRLSAMAPVNVRNMWIGTFHGLCNRFLRIHYRDAGLPQTFQILDSADQQAAIKRLLKSLELSDEKYPPRAVQSFINGNKEAGLHAESLPPALNPYEAKLVELYAAYDAQCRREGVVDFAELLLRSYELLSRNEALRAHYSSRFSHILVDEFQDTNRLQYAWLKLLAGDHGALFAVGDDDQSIYAFRGAEVGNMRALLADFHVSEPVRLEQNYRSMGNILNAANALIEQNDGRLGKSLWTDAGDGEKIRFYQAGSDGDEAEFIIDEVKSLHREGLALSDMAVLYRSNAQSRLLEHVLVNAQIPYRIYGGLRFFERQEIKHALAYLRLIANPEDDNALLRVINVPARGIGARSVENLQAVGREQGIPLWQAACQSGGGRTAAKIGEFVLLIEKLREQSRDFNLAETISLAIDRSGLRDMYEQDKKDGEERLANLDELVNAAASFLPDQPEQALTEFLSAASLEAGEHQAEAGSDALQLMTVHAAKGLEFDAVFVSGLEEGLFPHENSIMDGKGLQEERRLMYVAITRARKRLYLSSAQSRMLHGQSRYPIPSRFIDEIPSELIHSLSATVKAPVAPQQMRSAAAKPRRQADNAYGLSIGQSVSHAKFGLGVVIDAEGNGEDVRLQINFAEHGLKWLDLRYAKLTPA encoded by the coding sequence ATGAGCGATCTGTTAGCCGGCCTGAATCACGAACAAAAGCGCGCCGTCAGCTGGCCCGCCAAGAGCGCGCTGGTGCTGGCCGGCGCCGGCAGCGGCAAGACCCGGGTGCTGACCACCCGCATCGCCTGGCTGCTGTCCACCGGACAGACCTCGCCGGCCGGCATCCTGGCGGTGACCTTCACCAACAAGGCCGCGCGCGAGATGCAGACCCGGCTGTCGGCGATGGCGCCGGTCAATGTCCGCAATATGTGGATAGGCACCTTCCATGGCCTGTGCAACCGCTTCCTGCGCATCCACTACCGCGACGCCGGCCTGCCGCAAACCTTCCAGATCCTCGACTCCGCCGACCAGCAGGCCGCGATCAAGCGCCTGTTGAAAAGCCTGGAGCTGTCCGACGAAAAATACCCGCCGCGCGCGGTGCAATCGTTCATCAACGGCAATAAGGAAGCCGGCCTGCACGCCGAATCGCTGCCGCCGGCGCTGAACCCGTACGAAGCCAAGCTGGTGGAGCTGTACGCCGCCTATGACGCCCAATGCCGCCGCGAAGGCGTGGTCGACTTCGCCGAGCTGCTGCTCAGAAGCTACGAGCTCCTGTCGCGCAACGAGGCGCTGCGCGCCCATTACAGCAGCCGTTTCAGCCACATCCTGGTGGACGAGTTCCAGGACACCAACCGCCTGCAGTACGCCTGGCTGAAGCTGTTGGCCGGCGACCACGGCGCGCTGTTCGCGGTCGGCGACGACGACCAGAGCATCTACGCCTTCCGCGGCGCCGAAGTCGGCAATATGCGCGCGCTGCTGGCCGACTTCCACGTGTCCGAACCGGTGCGGCTGGAGCAGAACTACCGCTCGATGGGCAATATCCTCAACGCCGCCAACGCGCTGATCGAGCAAAACGACGGCCGGCTGGGCAAAAGCCTGTGGACCGACGCCGGCGACGGCGAAAAAATCCGCTTCTACCAGGCCGGCAGCGACGGCGACGAGGCCGAATTCATCATCGACGAGGTCAAGAGCCTGCACCGCGAAGGCCTGGCCCTGTCCGATATGGCGGTGCTGTACCGCTCCAACGCCCAGTCGCGGCTGCTGGAGCATGTGCTGGTCAACGCCCAGATCCCGTACCGCATCTACGGCGGCCTGCGCTTTTTCGAACGCCAGGAAATCAAGCATGCGCTGGCCTATCTGCGCCTGATCGCCAATCCGGAAGACGACAACGCCCTGCTGCGCGTCATCAACGTGCCGGCGCGCGGCATCGGCGCGCGCAGCGTGGAAAACCTGCAGGCCGTCGGCCGCGAGCAGGGCATCCCGCTGTGGCAGGCCGCTTGCCAGAGCGGCGGCGGCCGCACCGCGGCCAAGATAGGCGAATTCGTATTGCTGATTGAAAAGCTGCGCGAGCAGAGCCGCGACTTCAACCTGGCCGAAACCATCAGCCTGGCGATAGACCGCAGCGGCCTGCGCGATATGTACGAGCAGGACAAGAAGGACGGCGAGGAGCGGCTGGCCAACCTGGACGAACTGGTCAACGCCGCCGCCAGCTTCCTGCCGGATCAGCCGGAACAGGCGCTGACCGAGTTTTTGTCCGCCGCCAGCCTGGAGGCCGGCGAACACCAGGCCGAAGCCGGCAGCGACGCGCTGCAGCTGATGACCGTGCATGCGGCCAAGGGCCTGGAATTCGACGCGGTGTTCGTCAGCGGCCTGGAAGAAGGCTTGTTCCCGCACGAGAACAGCATCATGGACGGCAAGGGCCTGCAGGAAGAGCGCCGGCTGATGTATGTGGCCATCACCCGCGCCCGCAAACGGCTGTATCTGTCCAGCGCGCAAAGCCGCATGCTGCACGGCCAGAGCCGCTATCCCATCCCTTCGCGCTTCATCGACGAAATTCCGTCCGAACTGATTCATTCGCTGTCTGCTACAGTGAAAGCACCCGTTGCGCCGCAGCAGATGCGCTCGGCCGCCGCCAAGCCGCGCCGCCAGGCCGACAACGCGTATGGGCTGTCCATCGGCCAGTCGGTCAGCCACGCCAAGTTCGGCCTCGGCGTGGTGATAGATGCCGAGGGCAACGGGGAGGATGTGCGGCTGCAGATCAATTTCGCCGAGCACGGGCTCAAATGGCTGGATTTGCGTTACGCTAAGCTGACGCCAGCCTGA
- a CDS encoding sensor domain-containing diguanylate cyclase — protein MQAKLVYASCITIWLILSALAAFSLGSRSLLGAEQQFNNRLQQLSEQLKQRLQTDETVLDSYAAFSSLDPRDESRKNHPFVAQLLRRYPQIVALAHIERIPAGRLTAFDARLSREYGSSYRLRPFSANQASALALPEQAEYFPLMFAEPQSKANLQLVGMDVWQSPALRAAIQDSLNSGRVALSRQFRFPQGETGYALVRNIDSHSEGQPILQPRHFALMLIRTDSLMPGDTLFPPGMQATLRHRDDPAGVAAGTFGQEQTSALEKWLFPRMEAHQQLGGDNLPLRLTLSWQQGWRQIGALEWTAWLLLSALLGLAIAAAGFAFIRSSNLRRQREDQLFHLANHDRLTGLANRNLFYDRLQHAISRVDRNGKRLALLFLDLDRFKPVNDTYGHVTGDRILQLIGARIQDAVRNEDTVARLGGDEFVVLMEDIESNREADKVSARLKQSIQIPYQVDPHRIMVGVSIGIAYYPEDGLLIDELLAVADRKMYGNKQAPRAAPETMA, from the coding sequence ATGCAAGCGAAACTAGTATATGCTAGTTGCATAACAATATGGCTGATCCTGAGCGCCCTAGCCGCCTTCTCCCTTGGCAGCCGCTCGCTGCTGGGCGCCGAACAGCAATTCAACAATCGCTTGCAACAGTTGAGCGAACAACTAAAACAAAGGCTGCAAACCGACGAAACGGTGCTGGACAGCTATGCCGCTTTCAGCTCGCTGGATCCCCGCGACGAATCGCGCAAAAACCATCCGTTCGTCGCGCAGCTGTTGCGACGCTATCCGCAAATCGTCGCGCTGGCGCATATCGAGCGGATTCCGGCTGGCCGGCTGACCGCATTCGACGCCAGGCTCAGCCGCGAATACGGCTCCAGCTACCGCCTGCGGCCATTTTCCGCCAATCAGGCCAGTGCGCTCGCCTTGCCTGAGCAAGCCGAATACTTCCCGTTGATGTTCGCCGAGCCGCAATCCAAAGCCAATCTGCAGCTCGTCGGCATGGATGTCTGGCAATCGCCGGCCTTGCGCGCCGCCATCCAGGACAGCCTGAACAGCGGCCGGGTCGCCTTGTCGCGCCAATTCCGCTTTCCCCAGGGAGAAACGGGCTATGCCCTGGTGCGCAATATCGACAGCCATTCGGAAGGCCAGCCCATCCTGCAGCCTCGCCATTTCGCGCTGATGCTGATCCGCACCGACTCGTTGATGCCTGGCGACACGCTCTTCCCGCCAGGCATGCAGGCCACGCTGCGCCATCGCGACGATCCGGCAGGCGTCGCCGCCGGCACATTCGGGCAGGAGCAAACCTCGGCGCTGGAAAAATGGCTGTTCCCCCGCATGGAAGCCCATCAGCAGCTGGGTGGCGACAACCTGCCGCTGCGCCTGACGCTGAGCTGGCAACAGGGCTGGCGGCAGATCGGCGCGCTGGAATGGACCGCCTGGCTACTATTGAGCGCGCTCTTGGGCCTGGCCATCGCCGCAGCGGGCTTCGCCTTCATCCGCAGCAGCAATCTGAGGCGTCAGCGCGAAGACCAGCTGTTCCACCTGGCGAATCATGACCGGCTGACCGGGCTGGCCAACCGCAATCTGTTCTACGACCGCCTGCAACATGCGATCAGCCGCGTGGATCGCAACGGCAAGCGCCTCGCCTTGCTCTTCCTGGATCTGGATCGCTTCAAACCGGTCAACGACACCTATGGCCATGTCACCGGCGACCGCATCCTGCAGCTGATAGGCGCGCGCATCCAGGACGCCGTCCGCAACGAAGATACCGTCGCCCGCTTGGGCGGCGACGAGTTCGTGGTGCTGATGGAAGACATAGAGTCCAATCGCGAAGCGGACAAGGTTTCCGCCAGACTGAAACAATCCATCCAGATTCCGTACCAGGTCGACCCCCACCGCATCATGGTGGGGGTCAGCATAGGCATCGCCTATTACCCGGAAGACGGCTTGCTGATCGACGAGCTGCTGGCCGTGGCCGACCGCAAGATGTACGGCAACAAGCAAGCGCCGCGCGCCGCCCCGGAAACCATGGCCTGA
- a CDS encoding YqiA/YcfP family alpha/beta fold hydrolase, with protein sequence MHIVYLHGFNSSPQSLKAGETAAWLAAHSPDIALHCPRLSPHPAEAIRQASALLDTLPPDTALIGSSLGGFYATDLAEARGLRAALINPAIRPDRDLHRFLGEQTNPYTGEVYTLDERDMAALQAQCVATPALDRYWLLLGTCDEVLDWREAARHYRQNRQTIFNGDDHRLNNWPKVLPDVIAWARAALSNSR encoded by the coding sequence ATGCACATCGTTTACCTGCACGGCTTCAACTCCAGCCCTCAATCGCTGAAAGCCGGAGAAACCGCCGCCTGGCTAGCCGCCCACTCGCCCGACATCGCGCTGCATTGCCCCAGGCTGTCGCCCCATCCCGCTGAGGCGATCCGCCAGGCGAGTGCGCTGCTGGACACGCTGCCGCCGGATACGGCGCTGATCGGCAGCTCGCTGGGCGGTTTCTACGCCACCGATCTGGCCGAAGCGCGCGGATTGCGCGCGGCGCTGATCAACCCCGCCATCCGGCCGGACCGCGATCTGCACCGCTTCCTGGGCGAGCAGACCAACCCCTATACCGGCGAGGTCTATACCCTGGACGAACGGGACATGGCGGCGCTGCAGGCGCAATGCGTGGCCACACCGGCCTTGGACCGCTACTGGCTCTTGCTCGGCACCTGCGACGAAGTGCTGGATTGGCGCGAAGCCGCGCGCCATTACCGGCAAAATCGCCAGACTATATTCAATGGCGACGACCACCGCCTCAACAACTGGCCGAAGGTCTTGCCGGACGTGATCGCCTGGGCCCGCGCGGCATTGTCCAATTCCCGATAA
- a CDS encoding quinone oxidoreductase → MSQIVVFAETGSPDVLRLQSIEVGQPGPGQARVRHTAIGVNFIDTYHRSGLYPLALPSSLGSEAAGVVEAVGEGVTEVKPGDRVGYVGGPLGAYASERLIAAEVLIKLPDGIADEVAASAMLQGMTVEYLVQRTYPVQPGQTVLWHAAAGGVGQIALQWLSKMGAEVIATVGSARKAEIARALGARHVINYSEEDVAERVRAITAGKGVPVVFDPVGKDTFAASLASLAPRGMMVSFGNASGPVPALSPLELTKHGSLFLTRPKLSDYTATRAELEASSAALFQRLLDGTIRIAPSHRYALADAAQAHRDLEARATTGSVILLP, encoded by the coding sequence ATGAGCCAAATCGTCGTATTCGCGGAAACCGGCAGCCCGGACGTGCTGCGATTGCAATCCATCGAAGTGGGCCAGCCCGGTCCCGGCCAGGCGCGGGTGCGGCACACCGCCATCGGCGTCAATTTCATCGATACCTACCACCGCAGCGGCTTGTATCCGCTGGCCCTGCCCAGCAGCCTGGGCAGCGAGGCGGCCGGCGTGGTGGAAGCGGTAGGCGAAGGAGTGACGGAGGTGAAGCCGGGCGATCGGGTCGGCTATGTCGGCGGGCCGCTGGGCGCTTACGCCAGCGAAAGGCTGATCGCCGCCGAGGTATTGATCAAGCTGCCGGACGGCATCGCCGACGAAGTGGCCGCCAGCGCCATGCTGCAAGGCATGACTGTCGAATACCTGGTGCAGCGCACTTATCCGGTCCAACCGGGCCAGACCGTGTTGTGGCATGCCGCCGCCGGCGGCGTGGGGCAGATCGCCTTGCAATGGCTGTCCAAGATGGGCGCGGAGGTCATCGCCACGGTGGGATCGGCGCGCAAGGCCGAAATCGCCCGCGCGCTGGGCGCCCGCCATGTGATCAACTACAGCGAGGAAGACGTGGCCGAGCGGGTGCGCGCCATCACCGCCGGCAAAGGCGTGCCTGTCGTTTTCGATCCCGTGGGCAAGGACACCTTCGCCGCCTCGCTGGCCAGCCTGGCGCCGCGCGGCATGATGGTCAGCTTCGGCAACGCTTCCGGTCCGGTGCCGGCGCTCTCGCCGCTGGAATTGACCAAACACGGCTCGCTGTTCCTGACCCGGCCCAAGCTGTCCGACTACACCGCCACCCGCGCCGAGCTGGAAGCCTCGTCCGCGGCGCTGTTCCAGCGGCTGCTGGACGGCACCATCCGGATCGCGCCCTCGCACCGCTATGCCTTGGCCGATGCGGCGCAGGCGCACCGCGACCTGGAAGCCCGCGCCACCACCGGCTCGGTGATCCTGCTGCCCTGA
- a CDS encoding organic hydroperoxide resistance protein, with protein MNVLQKTLYTAQATATGGRDGHAESSDGALKVKLSTPKALGGLGGEGTNPEQLFAAGYSACFIGALKVAAQQLSVRLPQDVSVTGQVSIGPISQGFGIAAKLEVSLPGVERETGEQLIAAAHGICPYSNATRGNIEVELSLKA; from the coding sequence ATGAATGTTCTGCAAAAAACGCTGTATACCGCTCAAGCCACCGCTACCGGCGGCCGGGATGGGCACGCTGAGTCCAGCGACGGTGCGTTGAAGGTGAAGTTGAGCACGCCGAAAGCGCTGGGCGGCTTGGGCGGCGAGGGCACCAATCCGGAACAGTTGTTCGCCGCCGGCTATTCCGCCTGCTTTATCGGCGCGCTGAAGGTCGCGGCGCAGCAGTTGAGCGTGCGTCTGCCGCAAGATGTGTCGGTGACCGGACAGGTGTCGATCGGCCCGATCAGCCAGGGTTTCGGCATTGCGGCGAAATTGGAGGTGTCGCTGCCCGGCGTCGAACGCGAGACCGGCGAGCAGCTGATCGCCGCCGCGCACGGCATTTGTCCTTATTCCAACGCCACTCGCGGCAATATCGAGGTGGAACTGAGCCTGAAGGCTTAA
- the ompR gene encoding two-component system response regulator OmpR, protein MEHNKILVVDDDAKLRELLTRYLTQQGYSVETLPDPKDLDRKLARNRPDLIVLDVMMPGEDGLSVVRRLRAQGESLPVIMLTARGEDIDRILGLEMGADDYLPKPFNPRELTARIQSVLRRHHTTPALAAQHDADDVIEFGEFTLNLGQRELRRSGQAVSLTSAEFAVLSVLVSHPRRPLTREQLMELALGKGNGESLDRSIDVHISRLRKALDNGDNQLRFIQTVWGYGYVFVPDGTPRE, encoded by the coding sequence ATGGAACATAACAAGATTCTCGTGGTGGACGACGACGCCAAACTGCGCGAGCTGCTGACCCGTTATCTGACCCAACAGGGCTATAGCGTGGAAACCCTGCCCGATCCCAAAGACCTGGACCGCAAGCTGGCGCGCAACCGGCCGGACCTGATCGTGCTGGACGTGATGATGCCGGGAGAAGACGGCTTGTCCGTGGTGCGCCGCCTGCGCGCCCAGGGCGAATCGCTGCCGGTGATCATGCTGACCGCGCGCGGCGAAGACATAGACCGCATTCTGGGCCTGGAAATGGGCGCCGACGACTACCTGCCCAAGCCCTTCAATCCGCGCGAGCTGACCGCCCGCATCCAGTCGGTGCTGCGCCGCCATCACACCACGCCGGCGCTGGCCGCCCAGCATGACGCCGACGACGTGATCGAGTTCGGCGAGTTCACCCTCAATCTGGGCCAGCGCGAACTGCGCCGCTCCGGCCAGGCCGTGTCGCTGACCAGCGCCGAATTCGCGGTGTTGTCGGTGCTGGTCAGCCATCCCCGCCGCCCGCTGACCCGCGAGCAGTTGATGGAGCTGGCGCTGGGCAAGGGCAACGGCGAGTCGCTGGACCGCAGCATAGACGTGCACATCTCGCGGCTCAGAAAAGCGCTGGACAACGGCGACAATCAACTGCGCTTCATCCAGACCGTTTGGGGCTATGGCTATGTCTTCGTCCCTGACGGCACCCCTCGGGAGTAA
- a CDS encoding LytTR family DNA-binding domain-containing protein has protein sequence MGAVNGLKVLVVDDEALACERLLQLLADCGVEEAHGLTDPQAVAAWLDRHPADVVLLDISMPGMDGMTLARQLGQRPQAPALVFSTAHEQFAVEAFELNAADYLLKPVRRARLEEALQRAAQRRAGRPALSFSVRLRDRVLSIPLEDARYLKAELKYVTLVTHNGEYLLDEPLVTLEKQLGDAVLRIHRNCLVMRGAVQELRKQAGSGEELWVIRLRDIDVPLPVSRRQIPAIKSALGKASFIRTIT, from the coding sequence ATGGGCGCTGTGAACGGGCTGAAGGTGCTGGTGGTCGATGACGAGGCTTTGGCTTGCGAACGCTTATTGCAATTGCTGGCGGACTGCGGCGTCGAGGAGGCGCACGGCCTGACCGATCCGCAGGCTGTTGCGGCCTGGCTGGATAGGCATCCGGCCGATGTGGTGCTGCTGGACATCAGCATGCCGGGCATGGACGGCATGACCCTGGCCCGGCAATTGGGACAGCGCCCGCAAGCGCCGGCCCTGGTGTTCAGCACCGCCCATGAGCAGTTCGCGGTGGAAGCCTTCGAACTGAATGCCGCCGATTATCTGCTCAAACCAGTGCGCCGCGCGCGGCTGGAGGAGGCGCTGCAGAGAGCCGCTCAACGCCGCGCCGGCCGGCCCGCCTTGAGCTTCTCCGTTCGTCTGCGCGACCGGGTGCTATCCATTCCGCTTGAAGATGCCCGCTATTTGAAAGCCGAACTTAAATATGTCACATTGGTGACACATAATGGCGAATACCTGCTGGACGAGCCGCTGGTGACGCTGGAAAAGCAATTGGGAGACGCGGTGCTGCGCATTCACCGCAATTGCCTGGTGATGCGCGGCGCCGTGCAAGAATTGCGCAAACAGGCCGGTTCCGGCGAGGAATTATGGGTCATACGCTTGCGCGATATCGATGTCCCGCTCCCTGTCAGCCGGCGGCAAATTCCCGCCATCAAATCCGCTCTGGGCAAGGCTTCATTCATACGTACTATTACTTAA
- a CDS encoding ATP-binding protein translates to MLSKLFGSLFFRLALLVVTVVVATQLFTTWMAEHERFKLLERQLYIQVLDTLSFLEDSMNGMNPQERQEYLDNYNRPGLPNLLPYNADKSQKFEPELPKIGRMLAERLSHDLNEPIQAHFGRRADHRELWVHVHVLDQAYWLVIPFGRYRDKMIGSLLQSSLIAALFATLLASLFAWRITRPISRVVQASRELAGGTMPKPVPETGPREVRLLAHNFNRMALELDNAARERRLMLAGLSHDLRTPLTRLKLTLEMQADTPDQHDMLSDIDELSRIVRQFIDFARAEESNRLEPLALADLAASVVSRFRREGMDVRLEQRSEPELLADALALERLLSNLLENARRYGQPPVIVRIEQQPGEVELSVIDHGKGIPAEFRESALAPFERLAEHRGTDGGSGLGLAIVSRVVKQHNGKLTLTDENDAFKVSIRFPTA, encoded by the coding sequence TTGCTGAGCAAGCTTTTCGGCTCGCTGTTCTTCCGCCTGGCGCTGCTGGTGGTCACCGTGGTGGTGGCCACCCAGCTGTTCACCACCTGGATGGCGGAACACGAACGCTTCAAGCTGCTGGAGCGGCAGCTGTACATCCAGGTGCTGGACACCCTGTCCTTTCTCGAAGACTCGATGAACGGCATGAATCCGCAGGAGCGGCAGGAATACCTGGACAACTACAACCGTCCCGGCCTGCCCAATCTGTTGCCGTACAACGCCGACAAGAGCCAGAAATTCGAACCGGAACTGCCCAAGATAGGCAGGATGCTGGCCGAACGGCTGTCCCACGATTTGAACGAGCCCATCCAGGCCCATTTCGGCAGACGCGCCGACCACCGGGAACTATGGGTTCACGTGCATGTGCTGGATCAAGCCTACTGGCTGGTGATCCCCTTCGGCCGCTATCGCGACAAAATGATAGGCAGCCTGCTGCAGTCATCGTTGATCGCTGCCTTGTTCGCCACCCTGCTGGCCTCGCTGTTCGCCTGGCGCATCACCCGCCCCATCAGCCGCGTGGTGCAAGCCAGCCGCGAGCTGGCCGGCGGCACCATGCCTAAACCGGTGCCGGAAACCGGCCCGCGCGAGGTGCGGCTGCTGGCGCACAACTTCAACCGCATGGCGCTGGAGCTGGACAACGCCGCCCGCGAGCGCAGGCTGATGCTGGCGGGGCTGTCGCATGATCTGCGCACGCCGCTGACCCGCTTGAAGCTGACGCTGGAGATGCAGGCGGACACGCCGGATCAGCACGATATGCTGTCCGATATCGATGAGCTGTCTCGCATCGTCCGCCAGTTCATCGACTTCGCCCGCGCCGAGGAAAGCAATCGGCTCGAGCCGCTGGCCCTGGCCGATCTGGCCGCCAGCGTGGTGTCGCGCTTCCGCCGCGAAGGCATGGATGTGCGGCTGGAACAGCGCAGCGAGCCCGAATTGCTGGCCGATGCGCTGGCCCTGGAGCGGCTGCTGAGCAATTTGCTGGAAAACGCCCGCCGCTACGGCCAGCCGCCGGTCATCGTCCGCATCGAACAGCAGCCGGGCGAAGTGGAGTTGAGCGTGATCGACCACGGCAAGGGCATTCCCGCCGAATTCCGCGAATCCGCGCTGGCGCCGTTCGAACGCCTGGCCGAACATCGCGGCACCGACGGCGGCAGCGGCCTCGGCCTCGCCATCGTCTCGCGCGTGGTCAAGCAGCACAACGGAAAACTGACGCTCACCGACGAAAACGACGCGTTCAAAGTCTCCATCCGCTTCCCCACCGCCTAA
- a CDS encoding MarR family winged helix-turn-helix transcriptional regulator, with protein sequence MLCDGDAALRLDTQLCFALYSASLAMNKVYRDCLKPLGITYPQYLVLLVLWEQDQRSVSDIGEKLFLDSATLTPLLKRMETAGWVERQRLASDERVVMVGLTEPGRALKRQASAIPAKLLCQSGMAPKQAVALRDELRLLRDHLLR encoded by the coding sequence ATGCTTTGCGATGGCGATGCCGCGCTGAGGTTGGATACGCAGCTCTGTTTCGCGCTCTACTCCGCTTCGCTGGCGATGAACAAGGTTTATCGGGATTGCTTGAAGCCCTTGGGCATCACCTATCCGCAGTACTTGGTGTTGTTGGTGCTATGGGAGCAAGATCAACGCTCGGTGTCCGATATCGGCGAGAAGTTGTTTCTTGATTCGGCCACATTGACGCCCTTGCTCAAGCGCATGGAAACCGCCGGATGGGTGGAGCGGCAGCGGCTGGCCAGCGACGAAAGAGTGGTGATGGTGGGGCTGACCGAGCCGGGCAGGGCGCTCAAGCGGCAAGCTTCCGCCATTCCCGCCAAGCTGTTGTGTCAAAGCGGGATGGCGCCCAAGCAAGCTGTCGCGCTGCGGGACGAGCTGCGCTTGTTGAGAGACCATTTGTTGCGGTAG